A window of Citrus sinensis cultivar Valencia sweet orange chromosome 7, DVS_A1.0, whole genome shotgun sequence contains these coding sequences:
- the LOC102617616 gene encoding uncharacterized protein LOC102617616 isoform X4, with the protein MFFTKLIHRKLSSLLQPWLRDEPELELKLGFINSIAIVKNLRFNNLALNRILDQESSSVYVKELNIEHLSLRFSNWSSTAFSLEVRGVDVTLSAREIKERGLQKDKKTSRSASENVKKNISAIDPEGGAVHDVLERILNTTPSRSRIATAIVNLILNHCYLQMVGINLQLHLPISSDSFAYISELKELNAESLYFHQGCLLRGLVGLVFRPLKKSSFVISGSGFEIGYKRNDHINHVCSSNELLACAKLDELQLVYFDIHSLELNILFSPVDLAIFAVLAELSPKGSKHVRNGRLLWKLVSRRIGHVISAPSLSLHNLVTHVSLWLRYVNAYAHLLFLLGYSADHLLKRYALKISQDETFLASVKNNWEVITDIEIELPAEAIAQARRIARYRAAVNVQRDEDSDKKFSVSSHLKIFSKILPLLACVWKAMYRIFHLIAQLLFLFRLSTKDPESSVNVRQGIVSEYSYPQRCFCLNLEKLFITFYPEHSAEPVNQRLESQTGISYSDFLSFCLSVDALILMYTEDISEKSFLFSCGQLKVTSSSYIRAPLRRSSSMDSTASVKGHRRKGRVTNAKIVLWGEPAELFTLSETNKSSPTDHAEGAFDPVLEDFLGEMWFNWKRFCMKFDESEIEYSENPWLLCETKSFLTYPDLKNPDSGFWKCNLTVGKLNLALEYSSLLSMALLLRQIQHVATWTKGNAMPRAPSGSTPTIADQPEISCNDKFESCAGGIKMALCRMLPEKHIQIGVLIAGPHIQMSLRKIAFQNRRAEKNHLVGQDDFHLEFDVHNIKFVALPTSKSDSTSFVRIPGSDDAKLECIRLQKPQIIAKSDDEKYASQGWISICAYLRIDGLNTYLVDVVRNQRSLIFALKPISFHFSSSREYVHSLTTTVNAFAAALCGMAGGFTIISFIDEMHALFQVVAGLFSEVSYACNGFDYVIYVPFQEFIQQDIVSLEHENGESTVKGASFICTSTLFSLSGTFKLEPMDIFCHKYRIREKVSFVKNIDASSGKMFSDVLLDCGVWISVYQTCMDISCEEGKIEVVIDFSGIKSQLIRYEGHLGNVLDHLVFRNLLLQPHNCLHELSLSNCIFTMWFCRRHDALSPHAESDTVGGSHSGSNIPHSVGNSTLTSESEKSTAWSHHFVQKVGFDPNIFIPAPSHWLLLNIAFGEVLMTNCLVKNVLVGSHQFNKLLSSLSVGGEFQSVSCAIQGGLLLLEITALLMFVSCFSSYLNYIASLLSILQSSTEDNVHISGPNSDCIEESAQGRLLASRKDKEQLLEVLTAHVSQLSLILVFYDESGNVRELVLEVDAHMKLGMSNLEKKFMIDFSRLSILSRFLQESMENESQIPHFSPVVSNDLSSHSVAGEGTVTVQYNNQNGSFNGASCSTNPVSQNEFSMNNCSTEGFRLSHQNYILNHLSVFLSAEKLENYWVGIGSISGFDVTISLPELQMIMSTVSSFYGISSKEMSRKTTERHQSIKQESSNGFKAMVPNGAIVAIQDVDQHTYFAVEDGENKYTLAGAIHYSLVGERALFRVKYHKQKRWMSSVLWFSLISLYAKNDLGEPLRLNCHSGSCFVDISSSDDSSCTLWRMLPCDSESYRGDVDWEAQNQLVKDTFYLVNKKNDCAVAFIDGVPEFVKKPGNSFKFKEFNNLAVTRDLVVSDGYSFDASGTNVSRTEHDDEDKTSEKSGGLPCIHIKIDKVALTVVHELLDTKDRLPLFCACVSDTQIAVQSLSTKARVMSTSRALLSYFDAQRNLWRELVQPVEICIYYRSSFQIQGSEALWHRVPLRIYCRIKEFQIFLTELSLDILLFVVGKLDLAGPYLIRSSRILANCCKVENQSGLNLHCHFDEQQSVTVGRKQSASIFLRNSTLVNQAPDSSSVVSIQLSLGSFTTSPIYLSLLESRSLTWRTRIVSAQDSRTFPGPFIVVDISRTSEDGLSIVVSPLIRVHNETEFSMELRFRRVQEQEDDFASILLKPGHTIDDSMAMFDAVSFSGGLKKALMSLSVGNFLFSFRPGSSDGLISSKSSLSAEWSEELTGGKAVRLSGIFDKLSYEVRRALSVQSEKCSFSTAHCVLKAGDIHVASMHFLIQSIGRNVPIIEPDKSSDGFESRSLPIALQEQKEIFLLPTVLVTNLLHLDIHVLLSETDLCTNSGSENIGKQATIPCGSKADFYANPAIMYFIITLPAFRSSCKPLNSSDWVNKLLKHKNDVRYLDIDLDFGAGKYFASLRLSRGQRGILEATIFTSYTLRNETDVSLLFYAPNQKPLSRDEVQKSGFGISPEIGLLLSPKSTGSWFLKSHKLRFRLLDDHSSEALLDLDILSGLTEIKLEIDEGSGVKYFSKFGVSMGPSSSKVAVPSQTTTIVPRHVVLNETEERIIVRQCYLEDDRAGMFPINSKERKTLQLHDGVDKKRAFSSFENFIRKHRNDNDKSLIYIQFQLDESELGWSGPLCISSLGRFFLKFRKKSDQVKELGKSIIEFAAVHVAEEGSSLVVHFHKPPNVNLPYRIENCLRGASVTYYQKESSEAEVLGSECSVDYVWDDLTLPHKLVVLINDMHTLREINLDKVRPWKPFFKLKQHRSLASYAAFGKKLGDQRTSFGEFNGMEIVKVGYEVRADGPTRILRICESSDSHKRNTASKFCAKIQLRISYFALHLLEHRKQDMDESDASSYAPIVVGRLGNINLDSVFRDQQKYNQISVQSLNVEHKRLGAPFAAMLRRHQLGYSESNDCVLKIVCILLSNSSNVKQVKYSSIILQPVDLNLDEETLMSIASFWRTSLSDSNTQSRQFYFDHFEILPIKL; encoded by the exons ATgttcttcacaaaattaatccACCGTAAGCTATCATCTCTCTTGCAACCATGGTTGCGGGACGAGCCGGAGCTGGAACTCAAATTAGGGTTCATAAACTCTATCGCAATTGTGAAAAACCTCAGATTTAACAATTTGGCTCTCAATCGGATACTGGACCAGGAATCAAGTAGCGTGTATGTGAAGGAATTAAATATCGAACACTTGAGCCTTCGCTTCTCCAATTGGTCATCCACTGCCTTCTCCCTTGAAGTTCGCGGCGTCGACGTCACTCTATCTGCTAG GGAAATCAAGGAAAGAGGACTGCAAAAGGATAAGAAAACGAGTCGTTCTGCTTCAGAGAAtgtaaaaaagaatatttctgCAATCGATCCTGAG GGTGGTGCTGTGCATGACGTCTTGGAAAGGATCTTGAACACCACTCCATCAAGAAGTAGGATCGCAACAGCTATTGTAAATCTTATTCTCAATCATTGCTATTTACAGATGGTTGGCATTAATCTGCAGCTGCATTTACCCATTTCCAGTGATTCCTTTGCATACATCTCAGAACTAAAGGAGCTTAATGCAGAATCTCTGTATTTTCATCAAGGATGCCTTTTGAGAGGATTAGTTGGTTTGGTTTTTCGACCTCTGAAAAAGAGCTCTTTTGTCATCAGTGGCAGTGGTTTTGAGATTGGGTACAAGAGGAATGATCATATAAACCATGTTTGTTCTTCAAATGAGCTTTTGGCTTGTGCAAAACTGGATGAACTTCAGCTTGTATATTTCGATATTCACTCTCTAgagttaaatattttattttccccaGTTGATCTTGCCATTTTTGCAGTTCTTGCTGAACTGTCTCCTAAAGGGTCAAAGCATGTAAGAAATGGTCGATTACTGTGGAAACTAGTTTCAAGGAGAATTGGCCACGTGATTTCAGCTCCTAGTTTGTCATTGCATAATTTAGTTACTCATGTTAGCCTGTGGCTACGTTATGTCAATGCCTATGCACATTTACTGTTTCTACTTGGATATTCTGCTGACCATTTGCTAAAAAGATATGCCTTGAAGATATCCCAAGATGAAACATTTTTAGCTTCTGTCAAAAACAATTGGGAGGTGATTACTGATATTGAAATTGAGCTACCTGCTGAGGCTATTGCACAGGCACGGCGAATAGCTCGTTACCGAGCTGCAGTAAATGTTCAACGGGATGAAGATAGTGACAAAAAATTCTCTGTCAGTAGtcacttaaaaattttctccaAGATCCTTCCTCTACTAGCGTGTGTATGGAAAGCTATGTACAGAATATTCCATCTAATTGCAcagttgttatttttgtttagatTGTCGACCAAGGATCCAGAATCCAGTGTCAATGTGCGTCAGGGAATTGTTTCTGAATATTCCTATCCACAACGTTGCTTCTGTCTAAACCTCGAAAAACTCTTTATCACTTTTTACCCCGAACACTCGGCTGAGCCTGTTAATCAAAGATTAGAATCACAAACTGGCATTTCATATTCAGAtttcctttcattctgccttTCAGTTGATGCACTGATATTGATGTACACGGAAGACATTTCTGAAAAgtctttccttttttcctgTGGGCAATTGAAGGTTACATCCTCAAGTTATATCAGAGCTCCTCTGAGGAGAAGTAGTTCAATGGATTCTACTGCTTCTGTGAAAGGACATCGAAGAAAAGGAAGAGTTACTAATGCCAAAATTGTTTTGTGGGGTGAGCCTGCAGAACTGTTTACCCTTTCAGAAACTAACAAAAGCAGTCCCACTGATCATGCAGAAGGTGCATTTGACCCAGTTCTGGAAGATTTTCTGGGAGAAATGTGGTTCAATTGGAAAAGATTTTGCatgaaatttgatgaaagtgaGATTGAATATTCTGAAAATCCATGGCTTCTCTGTGAGACTAAAAGTTTTTTGACATATCCAGACCTCAAGAATCCAGATTCTGGGTTTTGGAAATGCAATTTGACAGTGGGAAAGTTGAATTTGGCTTTGGAATATTCATCTTTACTCTCAATGGCTCTTCTTCTTCGGCAGATACAACATGTTGCGACTTGGACCAAGGGCAATGCAATGCCAAGGGCTCCTTCAGGGTCTACACCTACCATTGCAGATCAGCCAGAGATCAGTTGCAATGATAAATTTGAGAGCTGTGCTGGTGGAATAAAGATGGCCTTGTGTAGAATGCTTCCAGAGAAACATATTCAAATTGGAGTGCTCATAGCCGGTCCTCACATCCAAATGTCACTAAGGAAGATTGCATTTCAAAATAGAAGGGCAGAAAAGAATCATTTGGTCGGTCAAGATGATTTTCACCTGGAATTTGATGTTCATAACATTAAGTTTGTTGCTTTGCCAACCTCAAAATCTGATTCGACATCATTTGTCAGAATCCCAGGATCTGATGATGCAAAACTAGAGTGTATACGATTGCAGAAACCTCAGATAATTGCTAAATCAGATGATGAGAAGTATGCATCTCAAGGGTGGATTTCAATTTGTGCTTACCTTAGAATTGATGGTTTGAACACTTACTTGGTTGACGTTGTAAGAAACCAACGGAGTCTAATTTTTGCATTGAAGCCAATAAGCTTTCACTTTTCATCCTCCAG GGAGTATGTTCATTCATTAACCACAACTGTTAATGCCTTTGCTGCAGCTTTATGTGGGATGGCTGGAGGATTCactattatttcatttattgatgaaaTGCATGCTTTATTTCAG GTGGTTGCAGGCTTATTCTCTGAAGTGTCATATGCTTGTAATGGGTTCGATTATGTAATTTATGTACCCTTTCAAGAATTTATACAGCAGGATATTGTATCCTTGGAACATGAGAACGGGGAGTCTACTGTAAAAGGAGCATCATTCATATGTACGAGCACTCTGTTTTCACTTAGCGGGACCTTTAAGCTTGAGCCGatggatatattttgtcatAAATATAGGATAAGAGAAAAAGTGAGttttgtgaaaaatattgATGCTTCAAGTGGTAAAATGTTTTCTGATGTTTTGCTTGATTGCGGAGTTTGGATTTCTGTTTATCAAACATGTATGGATATATCTTGTGAAGAAGGGAAAATAGAAGTTGTCATAGATTTTTCAGGAATTAAGTCTCAATTGATCAGATATGAGGGTCATTTAGGAAATGTTCTTGACCACTTGGTATTTAGAAATTTGCTGCTGCAGCCACATAACTGCTTACATGAACTCTCTCTTTCTAACTGCAtatttacaatgtggttttgtCGCCGTCATGATGCCTTATCCCCACATGCTGAGAGTGATACAGTTGGTGGTTCTCATTCTGGGAGTAATATTCCTCATTCAGTGGGGAATTCCACTTTAACAAGTGAATCTGAAAAATCGACTGCTTGGTCTCACCATTTTGTTCAGAAGGTGGGATTTGATCCGAATATCTTCATACCAGCCCCAAGTCACTGGCTACTGCTAAACATTGCATTTGGTGAGGTCTTAATGACAAACTGCCTGGTAAAGAATGTTCTGGTTGGATCACATCAATTCAATAAGCTTCTGTCATCACTTTCAGTTGGAGGAGAATTTCAGTCAGTTTCTTGTGCGATCCAG GGTGGTCTTCTTTTACTCGAGATAACGGCTTTGCTGATGTTTGTTAGCTGTTTTTCTTCATACCTCAATTACATTGCAAGTCTTTTATCTATCTTACAATCATCCACTGAAGATAATgtgcatatcagtggaccgaATAGTGATTGCATTGAGGAGTCTGCCCAAGGAAGACTCCTTGCATCTCGAAAAGATAAAGAACAGCTGCTAGAAGTTCTCACTGCTCATGTTTCGCAACTATCCcttattcttgttttttacGATGAATCTG GGAATGTTCGGGAGCTTGTGCTGGAGGTTGATGCTCACATGAAACTTGGAATGTCAAACTTGGAAAAGAAATTCATGATTGACTTTTCTCGCTTGTCGATCCTTTCTCGATTTCTTCAAGAAAGCATGGAGAATGAAAGTCAAATTCCTCATTTCTCTCCTGTCGTTTCAAATGATTTGTCATCTCATTCTGTAGCTGGAGAAGGCACAGTAACAGTTCAGTATAATAATCAGAATGGTTCATTCAATGGTGCAAGTTGCTCAACAAATCCTGTTTCCCAGAATGAATTTTCCATGAACAATTGTTCTACTGAAGGCTTCCGCTTAAGCCATCAGAACTATATCTTGAACcatttaagtgtttttttatCAGCTGAGAAACTTGAGAATTATTGGGTTGGTATTGGTTCCATTTCAGGTTTTGATGTGACAATTTCTCTTCCTGAATTACAG ATGATTATGTCTACAGTTTCGTCCTTCTATGGAATATCCAGCAAAGAAATGTCTAGGAAAACAACAGAAAGACACCAATCTATAAAACAAGAAAGCAGCAATGGTTTTAAAGCTATGGTTCCAAACG GAGCAATTGTTGCCATTCAAGATGTAGACCAGCATACATACTTTGCAGTTGAAGATGGAGAAAATAAGTACACTCTAGCAGGAGCAATTCATTATTCTCTTGTGGGAGAAAGGGCTCTTTTTAGG GTCAAGTACCACAAGCAAAAGAGATGGATGTCGTCAGTTCTGTGGTTCTCTTTGATATCATTGTATGCTAAGAATGATTTGGGTGAACCATTACGATTGAACTGTCACTCAGGATCATGTTTTGTTGACATTTCTAGCTCTGATGATAGCAGTTGCACACTCTGGAGAATGCTACCTTGTGACTCTGAGAGTTATAGGGGTGATGTGGACTGGGAAGCTCAAAATCAGTTGGTTAAAGATACCTTTTATCTTGTGAACAAGAAGAATGACTGTGCTGTTGCTTTTATTGATGGGGTTCCAGAGTTTGTCAAGAAACCAGGAAATTCATTCAAGTTCAAAGAATTCAATAATCTTGCTGTGACTCGTGACTTGGTGGTATCAGATGGGTACTCTTTTGATGCTTCTGGAACTAATGTGTCTCGTACTGAAcatgatgatgaagataaaaCTTCTGAGAAGAGTGGAGGTCTCCCTTGtattcatattaaaattgacAAAGTCGCTCTGACTGTTGTCCATGAGCTTTTAGATACAAAGGACAGGCTCCCACTCTTTTGTGCTTGCGTGAGTGATACCCAAATTGCTGTACAAAGTTTATCTACGAAGGCCAGGGTTATGAGCACGTCAAGGGCTTTGCTATCTTACTTTGATGCGCAAAGAAATTTATG GAGAGAACTTGTTCAACCGGTTGAAATTTGCATATACTACCGGTCTAGTTTCCAAATTCAGGGTTCCGAAGCACTTTGGCATAGGGTGCCTCTTCGTATCTATTGCAGAATTAAGGAG TTTCAGATATTTCTCACTGAGCTTTCACTGGACATTCTTCTGTTTGTGGTTGGGAAATTGGATTTGGCTGGTCCTTATTTAATCAGAAGCTCTCGTATTCTGGCCAACTGTTGCAAG GTGGAAAACCAGTCAGGCTTAAACCTTCATTGTCACTTTGACGAACAACAAAGTGTGACAGTTGGTAGAAAACAGTCTGCTTCCATTTTCTTAAG GAACTCAACTTTGGTAAATCAAGCTCCAGATAGTTCTTCAGTTGTTTCAATCCAACTTTCCCTTGGTTCCTTTACGACTTCTCCAATCTATCTTTCACTTTTAGAATCTCGATCACTCACTTGGAGAACACGCATAGTGTCAGCCCAAG ATTCAAGAACTTTCCCTGGACCATTTATTGTTGTAGACATTTCAAGGACATCTGAG GATGGTCTGTCAATTGTGGTTTCTCCTCTGATAAGAGTACATAATGAAACGGAGTTCTCAATGGAGCTTCGCTTTCGACGAGTCCAGGAACAAGAAGATGATTTTGCTTCTATTTTGCTAAAGCCAGGGCATACCATTGATGATTCCATGGCGATGTTTGATGCTGTTAGTTTCTCTGGTGGATTGAAGAAGGCATTGATGTCTTTAAGTGTTG GAAACTTCTTATTCTCTTTTAGACCTGGAAGTTCAGATGGCTTGATAAGCTCAAAGAGTTCACTTTCAGCGGAATGGTCAGAAGAACTTACAGGTGGAAAGGCTGTTCGTCTCTCTggaatttttgataaattaagcTATGAAGTCCGAAGGGCTTTATCTGTTCAATCAGAGAAATGTTCCTTCAGTACTGCGCATTGTGTCCTCAAAGCGGGAGATATTCATGTTGCAAGCatgcattttctaattcaaagtATTGGAAGAAATGTGCCTATTATAGAACCAGATAAGTCCAGTGATGGATTCGAGAGTAGGAGTTTGCCAATTGCATTACAAGAGCAGAAggaaatttttcttcttccgaCTGTGCTGGTCACCAATTTATTGCACTTGGATATACATGTCCTCTTGTCGGAGACTG ATCTGTGTACCAACTCTGGCTCTGAGAACATTGGCAAGCAGGCAACAATACCGTGTGGATCAAAGGCTGATTTTTATGCTAATCCTGCCataatgtattttattattactttacCTGCTTTTAGATCAAGCTGCAAACCATTAAACAGCAGTGATTGGGTAAATAAGTTACTTAAGCACAAGAATGATGTCCGTTATTTGGACATTGATCTGGATTTTGGTGCTGGAAAGTATTTTGCTTCCTTAAGATTGTCTCGTGGGCAGAGAGGCATATTGGAG GCTACTATCTTTACATCGTATACCCTGAGGAATGAAACTGATGTTTCTCTACTTTTCTATGCCCCAAATCAGAAGCCTCTATCACG GGATGAAGTACAAAAATCTGGTTTCGGTATTTCTCCTGAAATAGGGCTGCTTTTATCCCCAAAGTCAACTGGATCATGGTTTCTAAA ATCACACAAGTTACGGTTCAGATTGTTGGACGATCATTCATCTGAGGCTTTGTTAGACTTAGATATTTTGTCAGGCCTTACAGagataaaattggaaatagaTGAAGGATCTGGTGTCAAGTATTTTAGCAAGTTTGGAGTTTCTATGGGTCCGTCTTCAAGTAAAGTGGCTGTTCCATCTCAAACAACAACTATTGTCCCAAGGCATGTTGTACTTAATGAGACAGAGGAAAGGATCATTGTCCGTCAATGTTATCTGGAG GATGACAGGGCAGGCATGTTTCCCATCAATAGTAAAGAGAGAAAAACATTGCAGTTGCATGATGGGGTTGACAAGAAGAGAGCATTCAGTTCATTTGAGAATTTCATCCGAAAGCATAgaaatgataatgataaatcATTGATATATATTCAGTTTCAACTGGATGAGTCTGAGCTTGGTTGGTCAGGGCCACTGTGCATCTCTTCCCTTGGGCGGtttttcctaaaatttagaaaaaaatctGATCAAGTGAAAGAACTGGGGAAAAGTATAATAGAATTTGCAGCTGTTCATGTGGCAGAAGAAGGCTCCTCTCTTGTTGTGCACTTTCATAAACCACCAAATGTCAATCTACCATATCGGATTGAGAACTGTTTGCGTGGTGCATCTGTTACATACTATCAAAAG GAATCGTCAGAGGCAGAGGTTCTTGGATCTGAATGCAGTGTTGATTATGTGTGGGATGATTTGACTCTTCCGCATAAATTGGTTGTTCTAATCAATG atATGCATACATTGCGTGAAATTAACTTGGACAAGGTGCGGCCATGGAAGCCCTTTTTCAAACTTAAGCAACACAGAAGCTTAGCATCTTATGCTGCTTTTGGCAAAAAATTGGGAGACCAGAGGACTAGTTTCGGTGAATTTAATGGAATGGAGATAGTAAAGGTGGGGTATGAAGTGCGTGCAGATGGTCCTACACGCATTTTACGAATTTGCGAGTCTTCAGATAGTCATAAGAGAAACACAGCATCCAAGTTCTGTGCTAAGATTCAGCTTAGAATATCTTATTTTGCTCTCCACTTGCTTGAACATCGGAAGCAG GATATGGACGAGAGTGATGCATCGTCATATGCACCAATTGTAGTTGGAAGGCTTGGTAATATCAACCTGGACTCTGTTTTCAGAGATCAGCAGAAATATAACCAGATTTCTGTGCAG TCACTGAACGTGGAGCATAAGAGGTTAGGAGCCCCTTTTGCAGCAATGCTCCGAAGACATCAGTTAGGTTACAGTGAGTCAAATGATTGTGTACTCAAAATTGTTTGTATACTACTTTCGAACAGCTCAAATGTGAAACAAGTTAAATATTCATCAATCATTCTGCAG CCTGTTGATTTGAACCTCGATGAGGAGACCTTGATGAGTATTGCCTCATTTTGGAGGACATCTCTCAGTGACTCAAATACTCAGAGTCGGCAGTTTTACTTTGATCATTTTGAAATTCTTCCAATAAAG TTATAA